One genomic window of Pseudoxanthomonas sp. includes the following:
- a CDS encoding TfoX/Sxy family protein, giving the protein MSTTQLRNIGPKSAAWLRQVGLRTEEDLRAVGAVDAFMRVKRAGFRPSLNLLYALEGALRGCHWQEVPESRRQEMVQEAEAASAALPPPRGRPAAAPVTTTNHGSSDEGGSAPSFDFLDSPGRDED; this is encoded by the coding sequence ATGAGCACCACGCAGCTGCGCAATATCGGACCCAAGTCGGCCGCGTGGCTGCGGCAGGTCGGGCTGCGCACTGAAGAAGACCTCCGCGCCGTCGGTGCGGTCGATGCCTTCATGCGGGTCAAGCGCGCCGGCTTCCGGCCCAGCCTCAACCTGCTGTATGCGCTGGAAGGCGCGTTGCGCGGCTGCCACTGGCAGGAAGTGCCCGAATCACGTCGCCAGGAAATGGTGCAGGAAGCCGAAGCCGCCTCAGCCGCCCTACCGCCGCCGCGTGGCCGCCCGGCCGCCGCACCGGTGACCACCACCAACCACGGCAGCAGTGACGAGGGCGGCAGCGCGCCGTCGTTCGATTTCCTCGACAGCCCCGGCCGCGACGAAGACTGA
- a CDS encoding phosphoglycolate phosphatase produces MPLSFPYPLVIFDLDGTLVDSAPDIAQAVNRTLTDWQLPNYDLAQITQWIGEGSRQLITYAMRAAGSEVDIDTVMPGFLKHYGDTALDGLAYPGVEGTLAALHAQGIKLAVCTNKPEQFVRPLLEARGLLHYFDGIVGGDTLPQRKPAPEPLWHLCRQFGLDAKDCLMVGDSESDALAAHNAGVPLVLVRYGYRKSLDLDAAGARQVIDAFPDLLQAA; encoded by the coding sequence ATGCCGTTGTCTTTCCCGTACCCGCTGGTGATCTTCGATCTGGATGGAACCCTGGTCGACAGCGCACCGGACATCGCGCAGGCGGTCAATCGCACGCTCACCGACTGGCAGCTGCCCAACTACGACCTCGCGCAGATCACCCAGTGGATTGGCGAAGGTTCGCGCCAACTGATCACCTATGCGATGCGTGCGGCCGGCAGCGAGGTGGACATCGACACGGTGATGCCCGGCTTCCTCAAGCATTACGGCGACACCGCACTGGATGGCCTGGCTTATCCGGGCGTGGAAGGCACGCTGGCTGCGCTGCACGCGCAGGGCATCAAGCTGGCGGTGTGTACCAACAAGCCCGAACAGTTCGTGCGCCCGCTGCTGGAAGCGCGCGGCCTGCTGCATTACTTCGACGGCATCGTCGGCGGCGATACGCTGCCGCAGCGCAAGCCTGCGCCGGAGCCACTGTGGCACCTGTGCCGGCAGTTCGGCCTGGATGCGAAGGATTGCCTGATGGTCGGTGATTCGGAAAGCGATGCACTGGCCGCGCACAATGCGGGCGTGCCACTGGTGCTGGTGCGCTACGGCTACCGCAAGTCGCTCGATCTGGATGCCGCAGGTGCGCGCCAGGTGATCGACGCGTTCCCCGACCTGCTGCAGGCGGCCTGA
- a CDS encoding TolC family protein gives MWLRLTALAVFAVVPALRAQERPPISPLTLDQAIARVAQAHPDLRLIDGRAAVLSAQREGASLRPPLTLGATLENAAGSGAYRAFDQAELTVTLAGVLERSGKLDARRTLAQANIDALAPQREITRLDLLAETARRYLAITAAVHERQIALLDIEQRQRTVTAAQRRFTAGASPESVVLTAQAALAEAELDRDRATQAEQSARQQLAALWNGRSPAEGEVSGDPLALPALEDFAQLGQLLERTPEVAQLAGEARIREAQLRIAQSETRADLAWQVGARALRGEGGNDVALVAGVSLPLGASRRAQPDIRAAQAELALSTVEQEALAVRLHATLAGAYGDYTTARLESTRLAQDVLPRLAKAEQAADRAWRAGAISYMEWAMLQDQRVQMRRRQLQAALGAQTALIELQRLVGQPLVAATGTAPLSDATP, from the coding sequence ATGTGGTTGCGCTTGACGGCCTTGGCCGTCTTCGCCGTCGTCCCTGCGCTGCGCGCGCAGGAACGCCCGCCGATTTCCCCTTTGACCCTAGACCAGGCCATCGCCCGCGTGGCCCAGGCCCATCCCGACCTGCGCCTGATCGACGGCCGCGCTGCGGTCCTGTCCGCCCAGCGCGAGGGCGCCAGCCTGCGTCCGCCGCTGACCCTGGGCGCGACCCTGGAAAACGCCGCCGGCAGCGGTGCGTATCGCGCCTTCGACCAGGCAGAACTCACCGTCACCCTGGCCGGCGTGCTGGAACGCAGCGGCAAGCTCGACGCACGCCGCACCCTGGCCCAGGCCAACATCGATGCGCTCGCCCCGCAGCGCGAGATCACCCGCCTGGACCTGCTGGCCGAGACTGCACGTCGCTACCTGGCCATCACCGCCGCGGTGCACGAACGCCAGATCGCGCTGCTGGACATCGAACAGCGCCAACGCACGGTGACCGCCGCGCAACGGCGCTTCACCGCGGGCGCTTCGCCCGAGTCGGTTGTGCTGACGGCGCAGGCCGCGCTGGCCGAGGCCGAACTGGATCGCGACCGTGCCACACAGGCCGAACAATCCGCGCGCCAGCAGCTGGCCGCCCTGTGGAACGGGCGCAGCCCGGCCGAAGGCGAGGTCAGTGGCGATCCGCTGGCACTGCCGGCGCTGGAGGACTTCGCCCAACTGGGCCAGCTGCTGGAACGCACCCCGGAAGTCGCCCAGCTGGCCGGTGAAGCCCGTATCCGCGAAGCCCAGCTGCGGATCGCGCAAAGCGAAACACGCGCGGACCTGGCCTGGCAGGTCGGTGCCCGCGCCCTGCGCGGCGAAGGCGGCAACGATGTCGCCCTGGTCGCTGGTGTCAGCCTGCCTCTCGGCGCCAGCCGACGCGCTCAGCCCGACATCCGCGCCGCCCAGGCCGAACTGGCCCTGAGCACGGTCGAGCAGGAGGCGCTCGCCGTTCGCCTGCACGCGACCCTGGCCGGCGCCTACGGCGACTACACCACCGCCCGCCTGGAAAGCACGCGCCTGGCACAGGACGTGCTGCCGCGCCTGGCCAAGGCCGAACAGGCCGCCGATCGCGCCTGGCGCGCCGGCGCGATCAGCTACATGGAATGGGCGATGTTGCAGGACCAGCGCGTGCAGATGCGCCGACGCCAGCTGCAGGCCGCCCTGGGCGCGCAGACCGCGCTGATCGAACTCCAACGCCTGGTCGGCCAGCCGCTTGTCGCGGCCACCGGCACCGCCCCGCTTTCGGATGCCACCCCATGA
- the queD gene encoding 6-carboxytetrahydropterin synthase QueD, protein MDIFKVFTLEAAHRLPNVPEGHKCARLHGHSFRIEIHLSGPLDPHTGMVMDFADVKAAFKPMYDRLDHHYLNDIEGLDNPTSERIAEWIWDHLKPALPLLSQVVVHETCTAGSRYRGPAAN, encoded by the coding sequence ATGGATATCTTCAAGGTCTTCACCCTGGAAGCCGCGCACCGCCTGCCCAACGTGCCCGAGGGGCACAAGTGCGCGCGCCTGCACGGCCACTCGTTCCGCATCGAGATCCACCTCTCCGGCCCGCTGGACCCGCACACCGGGATGGTCATGGACTTCGCTGACGTCAAGGCGGCCTTCAAGCCGATGTACGACCGCCTGGACCATCACTACCTCAACGACATCGAGGGCCTGGACAATCCGACCAGCGAGCGCATCGCCGAGTGGATCTGGGACCACCTCAAGCCGGCATTGCCATTGCTGAGCCAGGTGGTGGTGCACGAGACCTGCACCGCCGGCAGCCGCTACCGCGGCCCGGCCGCAAACTGA
- a CDS encoding efflux RND transporter periplasmic adaptor subunit — translation MKTISLISAMTLGLLLAACSNPTASSSDETAAGEDAHGHAETGTQADEDGHDAKAESTVIDAEQARLNGIEVAPTGPGDITAELQVQGVLTAVDGSVAQVTARYPGRIQALRASVGDPVRAGQTLASIESNLSLSTYAVTSPLSGVVLSRQAQVGGGAAEGQALFEVANLSRVWGDLTLFGADVHQVQAGQRVTVSRLYDGSHAGTAIERVLPGTVAASQSAVARATLDNADGQWRPGMAVTARIAIRTRQAALVVPRAAVQTMDGVDAVFVRSGDTYTVHPVTLGERDAHHVEVLSGLKAGEAVVVAQSYLIKADIEKSAAEHDH, via the coding sequence ATGAAGACCATTTCCTTAATCAGCGCAATGACGCTGGGCCTGCTGCTGGCCGCGTGCAGCAACCCGACGGCCAGTAGCTCCGACGAAACCGCCGCCGGCGAAGACGCCCACGGCCACGCCGAGACCGGAACCCAGGCCGACGAAGATGGCCATGACGCGAAAGCCGAATCGACCGTGATCGACGCCGAGCAGGCCAGGCTCAACGGGATCGAAGTCGCACCCACTGGCCCGGGCGACATCACCGCCGAGCTGCAGGTGCAGGGCGTGCTGACCGCCGTCGACGGCAGCGTCGCGCAAGTGACCGCACGCTACCCCGGCCGCATTCAGGCCCTGCGCGCAAGCGTGGGCGATCCCGTCCGCGCTGGGCAGACGCTGGCGTCGATCGAAAGCAACCTCAGCCTGAGCACCTATGCAGTCACCTCGCCGCTGTCCGGCGTGGTCCTGAGCCGGCAGGCGCAGGTCGGCGGTGGCGCGGCCGAAGGCCAGGCGCTGTTCGAGGTCGCCAACCTATCCAGGGTGTGGGGGGACCTGACCCTGTTCGGTGCCGATGTGCACCAGGTGCAGGCCGGCCAGCGCGTGACCGTCAGCCGCCTCTACGACGGCAGCCATGCCGGAACCGCGATCGAGCGCGTGCTGCCCGGCACCGTCGCCGCCAGCCAGAGCGCGGTCGCACGCGCCACGCTGGATAACGCCGATGGCCAATGGCGCCCGGGCATGGCGGTGACTGCGCGGATCGCCATCCGCACGCGCCAGGCCGCATTGGTGGTACCGCGCGCGGCGGTGCAGACCATGGATGGGGTCGACGCCGTCTTCGTCCGCAGCGGTGACACCTACACCGTGCACCCGGTGACGCTTGGCGAGCGCGATGCGCACCACGTCGAAGTGCTGTCCGGGCTGAAGGCCGGCGAGGCCGTGGTGGTCGCGCAGAGCTACCTGATCAAGGCGGACATCGAGAAATCCGCCGCCGAACACGACCATTGA
- a CDS encoding GAF domain-containing protein, with protein sequence MSFASQTLSGTKPEQYAQLLEQARGLMYGEADRIANAANLSALLFNALPDFNWAGFYFYDGTELVVGPFQGLPACVRIRLDKGVCGAAATTRQTQRVHDVEAFPGHIACDAASRSELVVPLVKDGALIGVLDIDSPLVGRFDEDDQRGLEAIAAAWIEALR encoded by the coding sequence ATGTCATTTGCCAGCCAGACCCTCTCAGGGACCAAGCCCGAGCAGTACGCGCAGCTGTTGGAGCAGGCGCGCGGCCTGATGTACGGCGAAGCCGACCGCATCGCCAACGCGGCCAACCTCTCGGCGCTGCTGTTCAACGCCCTACCCGATTTCAACTGGGCCGGCTTCTATTTCTACGACGGCACCGAACTGGTCGTCGGCCCGTTCCAGGGCCTGCCGGCCTGCGTACGGATCCGGCTCGACAAGGGCGTCTGCGGCGCCGCCGCCACGACCCGCCAGACCCAGCGCGTGCATGACGTGGAGGCCTTCCCCGGGCACATCGCCTGCGATGCAGCCTCACGCTCGGAACTGGTGGTGCCCCTGGTCAAGGACGGTGCCCTGATCGGCGTACTGGACATCGACAGCCCACTGGTCGGCCGTTTCGACGAAGACGACCAGCGCGGCCTGGAAGCCATCGCCGCGGCGTGGATCGAAGCACTGCGATGA
- the btuB gene encoding TonB-dependent vitamin B12 receptor has protein sequence MKYTLLSLAIALGLPAIASAQTGDDAANLDQVSVTATRTEVAVQDSLVPVQVISREEIERSQATSLPDLLAGRAGINIANQGGPGKLTSVFLRGTESDQVLVLVDGVRLGSVTSGLAAFQDLPVSQIDHIEIVRGPRSSLYGSEAIGGVIQIFTRTGGKGLNTYAQLGFGSNNLRNHSAGFSYRGDRGWLSANAAYQETDGINACNGSATLFAGCYVDEPDRDGYRNTSIGVRGGINVTDTLSLEGNFLNADSLNEYDGSSYVGNEAENLQRVAGGKLLWSPSDAFRLTVQAGRADDQADNYYADASTGTRSFVSTFDTRRDTASVQGDYTFAEGQVITLGGDWLNDQVVSTTAYDVDSRDNTGVFAEYQGTFGAQSVQASVRNDDNEQFGSHTTGSLGYGFGFGNGFKFTASAGTGFKAPTFNDLYYPGFSNPDLKPEKSKSLNLGLAQYGQGWNWTFNAYETRIDDLIGYDTAYNVVNVDKAKIRGAELTGFVSLYGVDINAQISHTDPRNDGDDSINKDNWLARRARDTARLDLDYAIGDFRIGLTGTGTGHRFDDAANTVRLAGYGTLDVRLEYALSSDWTLQAKAANVFDKQYETVQWFNQPGREYTVSIRWQAKQQ, from the coding sequence ATGAAGTACACCCTGCTTTCCCTGGCCATCGCGCTGGGCCTTCCCGCCATCGCCTCGGCGCAGACCGGCGACGATGCCGCCAACCTGGACCAGGTCTCGGTCACCGCCACGCGTACCGAAGTCGCCGTCCAGGACAGCCTGGTGCCCGTGCAGGTCATCTCCCGCGAGGAGATCGAACGCAGCCAGGCCACCTCGCTCCCCGACCTGCTGGCCGGCCGCGCCGGCATCAACATCGCCAACCAGGGCGGCCCGGGCAAGCTGACCAGCGTGTTCCTGCGCGGCACCGAATCGGACCAGGTGCTGGTGCTGGTCGACGGCGTGCGCCTGGGCTCGGTCACCTCCGGCCTGGCCGCATTCCAGGACCTGCCGGTCTCGCAGATCGACCATATCGAGATCGTGCGCGGCCCGCGTTCCAGCCTGTATGGCTCGGAAGCCATCGGCGGCGTGATCCAGATCTTCACCCGCACTGGCGGCAAAGGCCTGAACACCTACGCCCAGCTGGGCTTCGGCAGCAACAACCTGCGTAACCACAGCGCCGGCTTCAGCTACCGTGGCGACCGCGGCTGGCTGTCGGCCAACGCCGCCTACCAGGAAACCGACGGCATCAATGCCTGCAACGGGTCGGCCACGCTGTTCGCCGGTTGCTATGTCGACGAACCCGACCGCGATGGCTACCGCAACACGTCCATCGGCGTGCGCGGCGGCATCAACGTCACCGATACGCTGAGCCTGGAAGGCAACTTCCTCAACGCCGACAGCCTCAACGAATACGACGGCAGCAGCTACGTCGGCAACGAGGCAGAAAACCTGCAGCGCGTGGCCGGTGGCAAGCTGCTGTGGAGCCCGTCCGACGCCTTCCGCCTGACCGTGCAGGCCGGCCGTGCCGACGACCAGGCGGACAACTACTACGCCGATGCCAGCACCGGCACCCGCAGCTTCGTCAGCACCTTCGATACCCGTCGCGACACCGCCTCGGTGCAGGGCGACTACACCTTTGCCGAAGGCCAGGTCATCACGCTCGGCGGCGACTGGTTGAACGACCAGGTCGTCAGCACCACCGCCTACGATGTGGACAGCCGCGACAACACCGGCGTGTTTGCCGAGTACCAGGGCACGTTCGGCGCGCAGTCGGTGCAGGCCTCGGTGCGCAATGACGACAACGAGCAGTTCGGTTCGCACACCACCGGCAGCCTCGGCTACGGCTTCGGCTTCGGCAATGGCTTCAAGTTCACCGCCAGCGCCGGCACCGGCTTCAAGGCACCGACCTTCAACGACCTGTACTACCCGGGCTTCAGCAATCCGGACCTGAAGCCGGAGAAGAGCAAGTCGCTCAACCTGGGCCTGGCCCAGTACGGCCAGGGCTGGAACTGGACCTTCAACGCCTATGAAACCCGCATCGACGACCTGATCGGCTACGACACCGCCTACAACGTGGTCAACGTGGACAAGGCCAAGATCCGCGGTGCCGAGCTGACCGGTTTCGTTTCGCTGTACGGCGTGGACATCAACGCCCAGATCAGCCACACCGACCCGCGCAATGACGGCGACGACAGCATCAACAAGGACAACTGGCTGGCCCGCCGTGCGCGTGACACCGCGCGCCTGGACCTGGATTACGCCATCGGTGATTTCCGCATCGGCCTGACCGGCACCGGCACCGGCCATCGTTTCGACGATGCGGCCAACACCGTGCGCCTGGCCGGCTATGGCACCCTGGACGTGCGCCTGGAATATGCACTGAGCAGCGACTGGACCCTGCAGGCCAAGGCCGCCAACGTGTTCGACAAGCAGTACGAAACCGTGCAGTGGTTCAACCAGCCGGGCCGCGAGTACACCGTCAGCATCCGCTGGCAGGCCAAGCAGCAGTAA
- a CDS encoding cation transporter: MDHCCSHKRIELEALARQAAQRRVLVAVMAINLAMFVLEFGAGVVAHSSALQADAVDMLGDAVVYALSLYAVDRGARWEAGAALAKGLLILAFFVFIVLEIVVKVQQGVPPSSGLMLAFGMLALVANGACLALLWRFRSLNLNMKSTFECSRNDVIANVGVLIAAGAVALTGTGWPDIVVGAVIALLFLRSALRVIGEAWPAWRASAAAR, from the coding sequence ATGGACCATTGCTGCAGCCACAAACGCATCGAACTGGAAGCCCTGGCCCGCCAGGCGGCGCAGCGGCGCGTGCTGGTGGCGGTGATGGCGATCAACCTGGCGATGTTCGTGCTGGAGTTCGGCGCCGGCGTGGTGGCCCATTCCAGCGCGCTGCAGGCCGATGCGGTCGACATGCTGGGCGATGCGGTGGTCTATGCGCTAAGCCTGTACGCGGTGGACCGTGGTGCGCGCTGGGAAGCGGGCGCGGCGCTGGCCAAAGGCCTGCTGATCCTGGCGTTCTTCGTGTTCATCGTGTTGGAGATCGTCGTGAAAGTGCAGCAGGGCGTGCCGCCGTCCAGCGGCCTGATGCTGGCCTTCGGCATGCTGGCATTGGTCGCCAACGGCGCCTGCCTGGCGTTGCTGTGGCGTTTCCGCAGCCTCAACCTCAACATGAAAAGCACCTTCGAGTGCTCACGCAACGATGTGATCGCCAACGTTGGCGTCTTGATCGCTGCCGGCGCGGTGGCGCTGACCGGAACGGGCTGGCCGGACATCGTGGTGGGCGCGGTGATCGCGCTGCTGTTCCTGCGCTCGGCCCTGCGCGTGATCGGCGAAGCCTGGCCGGCCTGGCGGGCTTCGGCCGCTGCCCGCTGA
- a CDS encoding helix-turn-helix domain-containing protein, which translates to MTATFTIGQLAQRTGTKAETIRYYEKIGLLAAPLRSEGNYRHYAGTDAQRLGFVRRARELGFSIEQVRALLELAAHREDACASVDAAVQVHLDDIARKVRDLQALQGELEHMIGACPGGRIADCRVLEALTPDTAAARAG; encoded by the coding sequence ATGACGGCCACCTTCACCATCGGCCAGTTGGCCCAGCGCACCGGGACCAAGGCCGAGACCATCCGCTACTACGAAAAGATCGGCCTGCTGGCCGCGCCGCTGCGTTCGGAGGGCAACTACCGCCACTACGCCGGGACCGACGCGCAGCGCCTGGGCTTCGTGCGGCGCGCGCGCGAACTGGGTTTCTCGATCGAACAGGTGCGCGCGCTGCTTGAGCTGGCCGCACATCGCGAAGACGCCTGCGCTTCGGTGGATGCCGCCGTGCAGGTGCACCTGGACGACATCGCCCGCAAGGTGCGTGACCTGCAGGCGTTGCAGGGCGAACTGGAACACATGATCGGCGCCTGCCCGGGCGGCCGCATCGCCGATTGCCGCGTGCTGGAGGCACTGACGCCGGACACCGCTGCCGCACGCGCCGGCTGA
- a CDS encoding MBL fold metallo-hydrolase, translated as MTQIDATPQVQSFFDAPTGTITYLVRDPASHAAAIIDPVLDYDAAAAHTSTTSADVLLAAVREQGLDVQWILETHAHADHLSAAGYLRDALGAPVAIGCGIVQVQQRFKALFGWGDEFVADGRQFDRLFDDGDAFAIGTLQAQVLATPGHTDDSLSYRIGDAVFIGDTLFAPAAGTARTDFPGGDAARLYASIRRLLSLPPQTRLFLCHDYPGEAKPATTQTTVAEQRAHNVHVGGDALEADFVARRQARDAVLPVPRLILPALQVNLRGGRLPPAEDDGVSYLRIPLNRLGAD; from the coding sequence ATGACACAGATTGACGCGACGCCGCAGGTACAGTCGTTCTTCGATGCACCCACCGGCACGATCACCTACCTGGTCCGTGACCCGGCCAGCCACGCGGCTGCCATCATCGATCCGGTGCTGGATTACGACGCGGCTGCCGCGCACACCTCCACGACGTCGGCCGATGTATTGCTGGCGGCCGTGCGTGAGCAGGGCCTGGACGTGCAATGGATCCTGGAAACCCACGCGCATGCCGATCACCTGAGCGCGGCCGGTTACCTGCGCGATGCGCTGGGTGCGCCGGTGGCGATCGGCTGCGGCATCGTCCAGGTGCAGCAGCGTTTCAAGGCACTGTTCGGCTGGGGCGATGAATTCGTGGCCGATGGTCGTCAGTTCGACCGGCTGTTCGACGATGGCGATGCATTCGCCATCGGCACGCTGCAGGCGCAGGTGTTGGCCACGCCGGGCCACACCGATGACAGCCTGAGTTATCGCATCGGCGATGCGGTGTTCATCGGCGACACGCTGTTCGCGCCGGCCGCGGGCACGGCGCGCACGGACTTCCCCGGCGGCGATGCCGCGCGCCTGTATGCCTCGATTCGTCGCCTGCTGTCGCTACCGCCGCAGACGCGCCTGTTCCTGTGCCACGACTATCCGGGCGAGGCCAAGCCGGCGACCACGCAGACCACCGTGGCCGAGCAGCGTGCGCATAACGTGCATGTTGGCGGCGATGCGCTTGAGGCCGACTTCGTCGCACGCCGGCAGGCGCGCGATGCGGTGCTGCCGGTGCCACGCCTGATCCTGCCTGCGCTGCAGGTCAACCTGCGCGGCGGTCGGCTGCCGCCTGCGGAAGACGATGGTGTGTCGTACCTGCGGATTCCGTTGAATCGGCTTGGTGCCGATTAG